The following are from one region of the Klebsiella aerogenes genome:
- a CDS encoding DUF1158 domain-containing protein, with protein sequence MKHPLETLLSAAGILLLALLSCLLLPAPSLGLTLAQKLVTLFHLMDLNQLYTLIFCLWFLMLGVIEYLVLRWVWRRWFSLEG encoded by the coding sequence ATGAAACACCCGCTCGAAACACTATTATCCGCCGCCGGCATTTTGTTGTTGGCCCTGCTCTCCTGCTTGTTACTGCCGGCGCCCTCGCTTGGCCTGACGCTGGCGCAAAAGCTGGTGACCTTATTCCACCTGATGGACCTCAACCAGCTGTACACGCTGATTTTCTGCCTGTGGTTCCTGATGTTAGGCGTGATCGAGTATCTGGTACTGCGCTGGGTATGGCGCCGCTGGTTCTCGCTGGAAGGTTAA
- a CDS encoding RamA family antibiotic efflux transcriptional regulator: protein MTISAQVIETIVEWIDDNLHQPLRIDDIARHAGYSKWHLQRLFLQYKGESLGRYIRERKLLLAARDLRDTDQRVYDICLKYGFDSQQTFTRIFTRTFNQPPGAYRKENHSRAH from the coding sequence ATGACTATATCCGCTCAGGTGATTGAGACTATCGTGGAATGGATTGATGACAATCTGCATCAACCACTGCGCATTGATGATATTGCACGCCATGCCGGTTACTCGAAATGGCATCTGCAACGGCTGTTTTTACAGTACAAAGGGGAGAGTCTCGGGCGCTACATTCGCGAGCGTAAGCTGCTGCTGGCGGCGCGCGATCTGCGTGATACCGACCAGCGGGTCTATGATATCTGCCTGAAATATGGTTTTGATTCACAGCAGACCTTTACTCGCATCTTTACCCGTACCTTTAATCAGCCGCCGGGCGCCTATCGGAAAGAGAACCACAGCCGTGCGCACTAA
- a CDS encoding MBL fold metallo-hydrolase yields MSGQDMNSVTFSVVAIMLLAATTTLPFVLNAGFGKAPQGAQLSLVEQSPNYRDGQFHNQLPTPGFTGQKNMLAAWWDFLVTKRENARPQQPLPLVNTDLASLPIGQDAMVWLGHSSWYLQLAGKRILIDPVFSDYAAPFSFINKAFPGDYPWSAQRMPEIDVLIISHDHYDHLDYATIKALMPKIKCVVTPLGVGSHLRYWGMDAALIDEVDWNQTVKISDELTIHALPARHFSGRGLKRNQTLWASFMFVTPQQKIYYSGDSGYGPHFKAIGDQFGAIDLAIMENGQYDQDWKYIHMMPNETAQAADDLRARSVLPGHAGRFVLAKHSWDDPYQRLAAASEGREWRLLTPMLGEPVWVADKTQSFNAWWR; encoded by the coding sequence TTGTCTGGTCAGGATATGAACAGTGTCACCTTTAGCGTGGTCGCCATTATGTTATTAGCAGCAACAACGACATTACCGTTTGTCCTTAATGCCGGTTTTGGCAAAGCGCCGCAGGGGGCGCAGTTGAGCCTCGTCGAACAGTCGCCGAACTACCGCGACGGCCAGTTCCACAACCAGCTGCCGACGCCGGGATTTACCGGGCAGAAAAATATGCTGGCCGCGTGGTGGGACTTTCTGGTGACCAAACGGGAAAATGCCCGTCCGCAGCAGCCGCTGCCGCTGGTGAACACCGATCTTGCCAGCCTGCCGATTGGCCAGGACGCGATGGTGTGGCTGGGCCATTCCTCGTGGTATCTGCAACTGGCGGGTAAACGCATCCTGATCGACCCGGTGTTCAGCGACTACGCGGCGCCGTTCTCTTTCATCAATAAAGCTTTTCCGGGCGACTATCCGTGGAGCGCGCAGCGGATGCCGGAGATCGATGTGCTGATCATCTCCCACGATCACTACGACCATCTCGACTACGCCACCATCAAAGCGCTGATGCCGAAAATCAAATGTGTGGTGACGCCGTTGGGCGTGGGTTCGCACCTGCGCTACTGGGGAATGGACGCTGCGCTTATCGATGAAGTGGACTGGAATCAGACGGTAAAAATTAGCGATGAGTTGACCATACACGCGCTGCCCGCCCGCCATTTCTCCGGCCGCGGGCTGAAACGCAACCAGACGCTGTGGGCCAGCTTTATGTTCGTCACCCCGCAGCAAAAGATTTACTACAGCGGCGATAGCGGTTACGGCCCGCACTTTAAGGCGATTGGCGACCAGTTCGGCGCTATCGATCTGGCGATCATGGAAAACGGTCAGTATGACCAGGACTGGAAGTACATCCACATGATGCCGAATGAAACGGCGCAGGCCGCTGATGATTTACGCGCCCGGTCGGTATTACCGGGGCACGCCGGACGCTTTGTGCTGGCAAAACACAGCTGGGACGATCCGTACCAGCGGCTGGCGGCAGCCAGTGAAGGGCGGGAGTGGCGTTTACTGACGCCAATGCTGGGCGAACCGGTGTGGGTCGCTGATAAGACACAGTCATTTAACGCCTGGTGGCGCTAG
- a CDS encoding TetR/AcrR family transcriptional regulator encodes MARPKSEDKKQALLEAATAAFAQSGIAASTSAIARSAGVAEGTLFRYFATKDELLNELYLAIKLRLVQTMIDGLNPDERRPKENARNIWNSYIDWGVRNPIEHRAIRRMSLSERITEETRARVKESFPELNEMCQLSVKQIFLSDAYRAFGDALFLSLAETTIEFASHDPQRARDLIALGFEAMWNALHEDIA; translated from the coding sequence GTGGCTCGTCCTAAGAGTGAAGATAAAAAGCAAGCGTTACTGGAAGCCGCCACGGCCGCTTTCGCCCAGTCCGGCATTGCCGCTTCAACGTCGGCGATAGCCCGCAGCGCAGGGGTTGCCGAGGGGACGCTGTTTCGCTATTTCGCCACCAAGGATGAGTTGCTTAACGAACTGTACCTCGCTATCAAACTGCGCTTAGTACAAACCATGATCGACGGGCTGAATCCTGACGAAAGGCGCCCAAAAGAGAACGCGCGCAATATCTGGAACAGCTATATCGATTGGGGAGTACGCAACCCTATTGAACACCGTGCCATTCGCCGTATGTCGCTGAGCGAGCGTATTACCGAGGAGACCCGCGCTCGGGTGAAAGAGAGCTTTCCGGAGCTTAATGAGATGTGTCAGCTATCGGTGAAGCAGATTTTCCTTAGCGATGCCTACCGCGCTTTCGGCGACGCCCTGTTCCTGTCGCTGGCCGAGACCACTATCGAGTTCGCCAGCCACGATCCGCAGCGCGCCCGCGACCTGATCGCACTGGGTTTTGAAGCCATGTGGAACGCCCTCCACGAGGATATCGCTTGA
- a CDS encoding MmcQ/YjbR family DNA-binding protein: MDSVALHRHACRIALTYPFTEHCWPFGPEYDVFKVGGRIFMLTMTIRGRAMVNLKADPQKSLLNQEIYRSIEPGYHMNKKHWITVVPGDDISADLLAELIDDSWNEVVNKLAKKDQRRLRPG, from the coding sequence ATGGATAGCGTCGCCCTGCATCGTCACGCGTGCCGTATTGCGCTGACCTATCCTTTCACCGAGCACTGTTGGCCATTCGGCCCGGAGTACGACGTATTTAAGGTGGGCGGGCGTATTTTTATGCTGACCATGACCATTCGCGGGCGGGCGATGGTGAACCTGAAGGCCGATCCGCAAAAATCGCTGCTTAATCAGGAAATTTATCGCAGCATTGAGCCTGGTTACCACATGAATAAAAAACACTGGATCACCGTGGTGCCAGGCGACGATATCAGCGCGGATTTGCTGGCTGAGCTTATTGATGACTCCTGGAATGAGGTGGTCAACAAGCTGGCGAAAAAAGATCAGCGCCGACTGCGCCCCGGCTGA
- the nfsB gene encoding oxygen-insensitive NAD(P)H nitroreductase gives MDIISVALKRYSTKAFDPAKKLTTEQAENLKTLLQYSPSSTNSQPWHFIVASTDEGKARIAKAASGTYVFNERKILDASHVVVFCAKTAMDDAWLEKVVNQEDADGRFATPEAKAGNHKGRTFFADMHRKELKDDDQWMAKQVYLNVGNFLLGVAAMGLDAVPIEGVDFAILDEEFGLQAQGYTSLVVVPVGHHSVEDFNAALPKSRLPQSTTITEI, from the coding sequence ATGGATATCATCTCAGTTGCCTTAAAACGTTATTCCACTAAGGCCTTTGATCCGGCGAAAAAGCTGACGACAGAACAGGCGGAAAACCTGAAAACGCTGCTGCAGTACAGCCCGTCGAGCACCAATTCCCAACCGTGGCACTTTATCGTCGCCAGCACGGATGAAGGGAAAGCCCGCATCGCGAAAGCGGCCAGCGGCACCTACGTGTTCAACGAGCGTAAAATCCTCGACGCTTCCCATGTTGTCGTCTTCTGTGCAAAAACCGCGATGGACGATGCCTGGCTGGAAAAAGTGGTCAATCAGGAAGATGCCGATGGCCGTTTCGCCACCCCGGAAGCAAAAGCCGGTAACCACAAGGGCCGTACCTTCTTTGCCGATATGCACCGTAAAGAGCTGAAGGATGACGATCAGTGGATGGCGAAACAGGTTTACCTGAACGTGGGCAACTTCCTGCTCGGCGTCGCGGCGATGGGTCTGGATGCCGTGCCGATTGAAGGCGTCGATTTCGCCATCCTTGATGAAGAATTCGGTCTGCAGGCGCAGGGTTACACCAGCCTCGTGGTGGTCCCGGTCGGCCACCACAGCGTGGAAGACTTCAACGCCGCTCTGCCAAAATCGCGCCTGCCGCAGTCCACCACCATCACCGAGATCTAA
- a CDS encoding DUF2157 domain-containing protein: MNVTRKQQRIIQRAIDHWQQEGALSSLDGQRLSDSLRIRAFDWQRLSRYAFWTAIACVLIALGSLFADAELIEAIINLFSDSAVARIILPTLLAIAFYFWGFRRQRRESQWHYSTEAILFLGVVCTAIALWQLGDRLDDGSGHVAPLILIGCAIYGVIGYVARSGLVWLFFLLALGNWFGAETGYMSGWGAYWLGMSFPIRFVLFGGALLALCFTLQTLLRQRQLFTVSKAMGLTYLFVALWILSIFGNYDTDGWYGVSQARLLPWALLFAVAAVVCIYISLKTDDGMLRGFGLTFLAINLYTRFFEFFWYSLHKVVFFLILAASLAMIGRYAERIWHAGEGEKK, encoded by the coding sequence ATGAACGTCACCCGTAAACAGCAGCGTATTATTCAACGCGCTATCGACCACTGGCAGCAGGAGGGGGCGTTGAGCAGTCTCGACGGACAGCGCCTGTCGGACTCGCTGCGTATCCGCGCTTTCGACTGGCAGCGCCTGAGCCGCTACGCTTTCTGGACGGCGATTGCCTGCGTACTGATTGCGCTGGGCAGCCTGTTCGCTGATGCCGAACTGATTGAGGCGATAATCAATCTGTTCAGCGACTCCGCCGTCGCGCGGATTATCCTGCCGACGCTGCTGGCGATAGCTTTCTATTTTTGGGGATTCCGCCGTCAACGGCGCGAGTCGCAGTGGCACTACAGTACTGAGGCGATTTTATTCCTCGGCGTGGTCTGTACCGCCATCGCTTTATGGCAGTTGGGAGACCGACTGGATGATGGCAGCGGTCACGTGGCGCCGCTGATCCTGATCGGCTGCGCGATTTACGGCGTGATTGGCTATGTCGCCCGTTCCGGGCTGGTGTGGCTGTTCTTCCTGCTGGCGCTGGGTAACTGGTTTGGCGCGGAAACCGGTTATATGTCGGGGTGGGGGGCTTACTGGTTGGGTATGAGCTTCCCAATTCGCTTCGTGCTGTTCGGCGGCGCGCTGCTGGCGTTGTGTTTCACGCTGCAGACGCTGTTACGTCAACGGCAGCTGTTTACCGTCAGCAAGGCGATGGGGCTGACATATCTGTTTGTCGCCCTGTGGATCCTGTCGATTTTCGGCAATTATGATACCGATGGCTGGTACGGCGTGAGCCAGGCGCGGTTGTTGCCGTGGGCCTTGCTGTTTGCCGTGGCAGCGGTTGTCTGTATTTATATCAGCCTGAAAACCGATGACGGCATGCTGCGCGGTTTTGGCCTGACTTTCCTGGCCATTAACCTCTACACCCGCTTTTTCGAGTTCTTCTGGTATAGCCTGCACAAGGTCGTATTCTTCTTGATCCTTGCCGCCTCGCTGGCGATGATTGGCCGCTACGCCGAGCGGATCTGGCACGCCGGCGAGGGGGAGAAAAAGTAA
- a CDS encoding helix-turn-helix transcriptional regulator: protein MTVMLQREALTLAPDDNRKQLGAFLRARRESLDPQRLGLPRVGRRRTPGLRREEVAMLADVGVTWYTWLEQGREVNPSAAVLNGVASALQCSPLETRHLFVLAGLTPPENTQATVCEGISPGARRMLDSLAPQPASIQKANFDIVAWNDSFCRLMGVDFAAMAEEDRNCIYLYLTCEAWRSRIENRDVLPTFVSYFRAAMAEHRGSPQWEDKLARFFAASAEFEALWHQRYEVRGVENQVKNFNHPQLGRFSLQQMYWYSAPRNGSRLLVYLPLDEAGEQALAWLDKQG from the coding sequence ATGACGGTGATGCTGCAACGCGAAGCGCTAACCCTCGCGCCCGATGATAACCGCAAACAGTTGGGGGCGTTTTTGCGCGCCCGCCGTGAAAGCCTTGACCCACAGCGTCTTGGCTTGCCGCGTGTCGGACGGCGCCGGACGCCGGGTCTACGCCGCGAGGAAGTGGCGATGCTGGCGGATGTCGGCGTCACCTGGTACACCTGGCTTGAGCAGGGGCGGGAAGTGAATCCGTCAGCGGCGGTATTGAACGGCGTGGCCAGCGCGCTCCAGTGTAGCCCGCTGGAGACCCGGCATCTGTTCGTGCTGGCTGGGTTAACGCCGCCGGAGAATACGCAGGCCACGGTCTGCGAGGGGATCAGCCCCGGCGCCCGGCGTATGCTCGATAGCCTGGCGCCGCAGCCCGCCAGTATTCAGAAAGCGAATTTTGATATCGTCGCCTGGAACGATAGCTTTTGCCGTCTGATGGGCGTCGATTTTGCCGCCATGGCGGAAGAAGACCGCAACTGCATCTATCTTTATCTCACCTGTGAGGCCTGGCGCAGCCGTATTGAAAATCGCGACGTGCTGCCGACTTTCGTCTCCTATTTCCGTGCGGCGATGGCGGAGCATCGCGGCTCGCCGCAGTGGGAAGACAAGCTAGCGCGCTTTTTCGCCGCTTCAGCGGAGTTCGAGGCATTGTGGCACCAACGCTACGAAGTCCGCGGCGTCGAGAATCAGGTGAAAAACTTTAACCATCCTCAACTCGGGCGCTTTAGTTTACAGCAGATGTACTGGTACTCCGCGCCGCGCAACGGTTCGCGACTGCTGGTCTATTTACCGCTGGATGAAGCCGGAGAACAGGCGCTGGCCTGGCTGGACAAACAGGGCTAA
- a CDS encoding MFS transporter, giving the protein MNSSAVSPGRAGLLLLLTGQMLPLIDTSITNVALDSITHSLNASATQLELIVALYGVAFAVCLAMGSKLGDNYGRRRLFLWGVAVFGIASLLCGMANSINTLLAARTLQGAGAALIVPQILATLHVTLKGTAHARAISLYGGIGGIAFIVGQMGGGWLVSADIAGLGWRNAFFINVPICLLVLAFSRRYVPETRRESHSSIDWQGTFSLALILCCLLFPMALGPELHWPWSLRLLLLAVLPLLAWMGLSALRKQQRGEQPLLPPRLLKLASIRFGMAIALLFFSAWSGFMFCMALTMQAGLGMAPWQSGNSFIALGVAYFISALYAPKLIARYSMGRILLIGLAVQISGLLLLSATFYHLGVQTTTLAMVPATTLIGYGQALIVNSFYRIGMRDISACDAGAGSAILSTLQQATLGLGPAILGSLFLTLAQRGGGNYSQALIVFLLVEVAMMLLLGAIALWLRHHLNLQPAATAS; this is encoded by the coding sequence ATGAATTCGTCTGCTGTTTCACCCGGCCGCGCCGGTTTATTGCTGTTACTGACCGGCCAGATGCTGCCGTTAATCGATACGTCAATCACCAACGTGGCGCTGGATTCAATAACCCACTCCCTCAACGCCAGCGCTACCCAACTGGAGCTTATCGTCGCGCTGTATGGCGTGGCCTTCGCCGTCTGTCTGGCGATGGGCAGCAAGCTTGGCGATAACTACGGTCGCCGCCGCCTGTTCTTGTGGGGTGTGGCGGTGTTCGGCATCGCCTCGCTGCTGTGCGGGATGGCCAACTCGATTAACACCCTGCTCGCCGCACGAACGCTACAGGGTGCGGGTGCAGCGCTGATCGTGCCGCAGATCCTCGCCACCCTGCACGTCACCCTGAAAGGCACCGCCCACGCCCGGGCGATCAGCCTGTATGGCGGTATCGGCGGCATCGCCTTTATCGTCGGCCAGATGGGCGGCGGTTGGCTGGTCTCCGCCGACATCGCCGGACTCGGCTGGCGCAACGCCTTCTTTATCAACGTGCCTATCTGCCTGTTGGTACTGGCCTTCAGCCGCCGCTACGTACCGGAAACGCGCCGCGAAAGCCACTCCAGCATCGACTGGCAGGGTACCTTCAGCCTGGCGCTGATCCTCTGCTGCTTGCTATTTCCGATGGCGCTGGGGCCGGAACTGCACTGGCCGTGGTCGCTGCGACTGCTGCTGCTCGCCGTGTTGCCGCTGCTAGCCTGGATGGGTCTGAGCGCGCTGCGCAAACAGCAGCGCGGCGAGCAACCGCTCCTGCCACCGCGCTTACTGAAGCTCGCCAGCATTCGCTTCGGCATGGCTATCGCCCTGCTGTTTTTCAGCGCCTGGTCCGGCTTTATGTTCTGTATGGCGCTGACCATGCAGGCGGGGCTTGGCATGGCGCCGTGGCAGTCCGGCAATAGTTTTATCGCCCTCGGCGTGGCCTATTTTATCTCCGCACTGTACGCGCCGAAGCTTATTGCCCGCTACAGTATGGGGCGTATTTTGCTGATCGGTCTGGCTGTGCAGATAAGCGGCCTGCTGCTGCTGAGCGCCACGTTTTATCATCTTGGCGTACAGACCACGACGCTGGCGATGGTGCCTGCCACCACGCTTATCGGCTATGGTCAGGCGCTGATCGTCAATAGCTTCTATCGTATCGGGATGCGGGATATTAGCGCCTGCGATGCCGGAGCCGGCAGCGCTATCCTCAGTACCCTGCAGCAGGCCACGCTGGGGCTGGGACCGGCGATTCTCGGTTCGCTGTTCTTAACCCTGGCCCAGCGCGGCGGCGGCAACTATTCGCAGGCGCTGATTGTCTTCCTGCTGGTCGAGGTGGCGATGATGCTGTTACTGGGCGCCATCGCCCTCTGGCTGCGCCATCATCTGAATCTACAACCCGCGGCGACGGCGTCCTGA
- a CDS encoding mechanosensitive ion channel family protein: MQELISQIAALGIKITPTTSLIIIFGIIFLTAIVVHLILHKVVLRTFEKRAQASSHLWLQIITQNKLFHRLAFTLQGIIVNVQAVLWLQKGSEAAEILTTCAQLWVMIYAMLSFFSLLDVIFNLAQKFPTASQLPLKGIFQGIKLVTAIIIGILIISLLIGQSPAILISGLGAMAAVLMLVFKDPILGLVAGIQLSANDMLKLGDWLEMPKYGADGAVIDIGLTTVKVRNWDNTITTIPTWSLVSDSFKNWSGMSASGGRRIKRSLNIDTTSIHFLDEQEQQRLIQAKLLKPYMDSRHQEINEWNQQYANEPSVLNLRKMTNIGTFRAYLQEYLRNHPRLRKDMTMMVRQLAPDTNGLPIEIYCFTNTVVWAEYEGIQADIFDHIFAVVDEFGLRIHQTPTGNDIRSLSGALSS, from the coding sequence ATGCAGGAATTAATATCGCAAATCGCCGCATTAGGCATCAAAATCACCCCCACTACCTCGCTCATCATCATCTTTGGCATTATTTTTCTGACGGCGATTGTCGTTCACCTGATTCTGCACAAAGTGGTGCTACGAACCTTCGAAAAACGGGCACAGGCCAGTAGCCATTTATGGCTGCAGATCATCACGCAAAATAAACTCTTCCACCGTCTGGCCTTCACCCTGCAAGGGATTATCGTCAACGTGCAGGCAGTGCTGTGGCTGCAAAAAGGCAGCGAAGCGGCGGAAATCTTAACCACCTGCGCCCAGCTGTGGGTGATGATTTACGCCATGCTGTCCTTCTTCTCGCTGCTGGACGTTATTTTCAATCTGGCGCAAAAATTCCCTACCGCTTCGCAACTGCCGCTAAAGGGCATCTTCCAGGGCATTAAGCTGGTCACCGCGATTATTATCGGCATCCTGATTATTTCGCTGCTGATAGGCCAGTCGCCGGCGATTCTGATCAGCGGTCTTGGCGCGATGGCCGCCGTACTGATGCTGGTGTTTAAAGACCCAATTCTTGGTCTGGTGGCCGGTATTCAGCTTTCCGCCAACGACATGCTGAAGCTCGGCGACTGGCTGGAGATGCCGAAATACGGCGCCGACGGCGCGGTGATCGATATCGGGCTGACAACGGTGAAAGTACGCAACTGGGACAACACTATTACCACGATCCCTACCTGGTCGCTGGTCTCGGATTCATTTAAAAACTGGAGCGGCATGTCGGCCTCAGGCGGCCGTCGCATTAAGCGCAGCCTGAATATCGATACCACCAGCATCCATTTTCTTGATGAGCAGGAGCAGCAGCGCCTGATTCAGGCTAAATTGCTGAAGCCGTATATGGACTCGCGCCATCAGGAAATTAACGAGTGGAACCAGCAGTATGCGAACGAACCTTCGGTACTCAACCTGCGCAAAATGACCAATATCGGTACCTTCCGCGCCTATCTGCAGGAGTATCTGCGTAACCATCCGCGGCTGCGTAAGGATATGACCATGATGGTGCGCCAGCTGGCACCGGACACCAACGGTTTGCCGATTGAGATCTACTGCTTCACCAATACCGTGGTGTGGGCGGAGTATGAAGGCATCCAGGCGGATATCTTCGACCATATTTTTGCGGTGGTTGATGAGTTCGGTCTGCGTATTCACCAGACGCCAACCGGCAACGATATCCGTTCGCTGTCGGGCGCACTCTCGTCCTAG
- a CDS encoding Exc2 family lipoprotein, which produces MKLITTFLALGCALTLLSGCTSTKSSPERHAYSFVAHRSDFVGGNFTVNRQQNYQINLPTFRDIYARGEADRKKGLSEADARRVADAIKQQILEGTESKHAFNGNANDRWSETMEAKDARLFGNELAGAYLDGYQGIK; this is translated from the coding sequence ATGAAATTAATAACGACTTTTCTCGCGCTGGGCTGCGCTTTAACCTTACTTTCCGGTTGTACCTCAACAAAATCCTCACCTGAACGCCATGCTTATAGCTTCGTCGCTCACCGTTCCGATTTCGTCGGCGGCAACTTTACCGTTAATCGTCAGCAGAACTATCAAATTAACCTGCCGACCTTCCGCGATATTTATGCCCGCGGAGAGGCGGATCGGAAAAAAGGGTTGAGCGAAGCCGACGCGCGGCGCGTCGCCGACGCCATCAAACAGCAGATCCTGGAAGGGACTGAATCAAAGCACGCCTTCAACGGCAATGCCAACGATCGCTGGAGCGAGACCATGGAAGCCAAAGATGCCCGCCTGTTCGGCAATGAACTGGCTGGCGCCTATCTGGACGGCTATCAGGGCATAAAATAG
- the pheP gene encoding phenylalanine transporter, with protein sequence MKDASTSSDAVEESGPTLHRGLQNRHIQLIALGGAIGTGLFLGIGPAIQMAGPAVLLGYAVAGIVAFLIMRQLGEMVVEEPVSGSFAHFAYKYWGPFAGFLSGWNYWVMFVLVGMAELTAAGIYMQYWLPDVPTWVWAAAFFIIINAVNLVNVRLYGEAEFWFALIKVLAIIGMIAFGLWMLFGGHGGSKAGFDNLWKHGGFLATGWHGLVLSLAVIMFSFGGLELIGITAAEAQNPEKSIPKAVNQVVYRILLFYIGSLVVLLALYPWVEIKSDSSPFVMIFHNLDSNVVASALNFVILVASLSVYNSGVYSNSRMLFGLSVQGNAPKFLARVSKRGVPVNSLLLSGIITSLVVVLNYLLPHEALGLLMALVVATLLLNWIMICMAHLKFRAAQRRKGREPKFKALLAPASNYFCIAFLALILVLMCTIDGMRLSAVLLPVWILFLFAAFKLLRRPA encoded by the coding sequence GTGAAAGACGCGTCAACGTCGTCGGATGCCGTAGAAGAGAGCGGACCGACGCTGCACCGCGGTTTACAAAACCGACATATTCAACTTATCGCCCTTGGCGGCGCGATTGGGACCGGCCTGTTTCTCGGCATTGGTCCCGCAATCCAGATGGCCGGCCCGGCGGTACTACTTGGCTACGCCGTTGCCGGTATTGTCGCTTTTCTGATTATGCGCCAGCTTGGCGAGATGGTGGTGGAAGAGCCGGTATCCGGCTCCTTTGCCCACTTTGCCTATAAATACTGGGGCCCGTTCGCTGGTTTTCTTTCCGGCTGGAACTACTGGGTGATGTTCGTGCTGGTGGGGATGGCGGAACTGACCGCCGCCGGGATTTACATGCAGTACTGGCTCCCCGACGTACCGACCTGGGTCTGGGCGGCAGCCTTCTTTATCATTATTAATGCCGTCAACCTGGTTAACGTGCGCCTGTATGGCGAAGCGGAGTTCTGGTTCGCGCTGATTAAAGTGCTGGCGATTATCGGTATGATTGCCTTTGGCCTGTGGATGCTGTTTGGCGGCCACGGCGGCAGCAAGGCTGGATTCGACAACCTGTGGAAACACGGCGGATTCCTCGCCACCGGTTGGCACGGCCTGGTGCTGTCGCTGGCGGTCATTATGTTCTCCTTCGGCGGGCTGGAGCTTATCGGCATTACCGCCGCGGAAGCGCAAAACCCGGAAAAGAGCATCCCGAAAGCGGTTAACCAGGTGGTTTACCGTATCCTGCTGTTTTATATCGGCTCGCTGGTGGTTCTGCTGGCGCTTTATCCGTGGGTGGAAATTAAATCCGATAGCAGCCCATTTGTGATGATTTTCCATAATCTTGACAGTAACGTGGTGGCTTCCGCGCTGAATTTCGTCATTCTGGTGGCCTCGCTGTCGGTCTACAACAGCGGCGTCTATTCCAACAGCCGGATGCTGTTTGGCCTGTCGGTTCAGGGTAATGCGCCGAAGTTTCTCGCCCGCGTCAGCAAACGCGGCGTGCCGGTGAATTCGCTGCTGCTGTCCGGCATCATCACCTCGCTAGTGGTGGTGTTGAACTATCTGCTGCCGCATGAGGCGCTGGGGTTGCTGATGGCGCTGGTGGTGGCGACTCTGCTGCTGAACTGGATTATGATCTGCATGGCGCACCTGAAATTCCGCGCCGCACAGCGTCGTAAAGGTCGCGAGCCGAAGTTCAAAGCGCTGCTGGCGCCGGCCAGCAACTACTTCTGCATCGCTTTTCTGGCCTTGATTCTGGTGCTGATGTGCACCATTGACGGGATGCGGCTGTCGGCGGTACTGCTGCCGGTATGGATCCTGTTCCTGTTTGCCGCCTTTAAATTGCTGCGCCGCCCGGCGTAA